The following DNA comes from Notolabrus celidotus isolate fNotCel1 chromosome 12, fNotCel1.pri, whole genome shotgun sequence.
GATActtgaaattgtattatttacGAGCAGGaacagtttaaataaatatatacagtatatttataAATTTAGTGGCGCAAAttggttaaaaaatgtaatgcacgGCCTACTCCACCAGATCACGCCAAAGAGACCAAATTGTGCCCCAACTGCATCCTGCAGTGAGTGGTACTTCACTACATTCTGGGTCAAGGGGAGCTGTCACAAAAttacaatataaaataaagtataaagtaAGAGATTAGGAAGGTGGCTGTGGCTTACTGGGAGAGTCGCTCTTCTCTCAATTGGAAGGTCGGgattcaatcccagctccttcagtcacatgctgaagtgtccttgggcaagggACTGAATTCTCCTGCTATTAGTCAGTGGTTTGAAAACAATATTCATAAAAAATACCAAAgcagtaaataaaatactaGAGCAGCCATAAAATCGGGTGAAAAAGGAGACAAGGTTATACTAATCAtttcaaatatgtatttttttcctaTTATGTTTAAATAAAACTCAGTATAGCACAACAAGTTATCTCACCATTCAAAGTCTATCCATTCATTTCAAAGTACAACAGCTGCACTGTAAAAACTTATAAGTTCTCTCAACTTAAAATGATAAGTGAACTAGTTGCATGAATTATTTTGAGTTCTAACCACTCTTGGTGTTTAGTTGTGTTAACATAAAGATAGAAGTTCAGGATACAAAACGAATTTGCCCTGCTGACTAGTATTAGTGACAAACTTTGCCTATTGTCAAGAAaacttcattattattattttttacaacttGATCTTATATGTTAGGAATACTCTATAGCCTATTAGTCAGCAGGGCAAATTCGTTTTGTACCCTGAACTTATATCTTTATGTTAACACAACTAAACAGCAAGTGGTTAgaactcaaaataattcaaGCAACAAGTTCACTTATTATGTTAAGTTGATAGAACTTATACGTATTTACAGTATGTCTGGAGAAAAGTAAAAGTATTTTCACAAGTTAATGTTATCattattgatttcatttaagTCATTGACGTTCACTCTTATATAAATTCATTACAGTATCTTATTTTTACCATTGAGGGATGCACCAACAATTGAATCATCAGTCTCTTCTGTGGCTCTGTATATGGCCAATGGTTCACTTAATGCTCTTGATTTTACAGTCAGCTGCAATCAACAAACAATCTTACTTTACATCTGAAGTACAATTTCACTAAGTTGGGAAGCTGAATCAACTGAATTAAATACAAATGCATTACTTATGTAAAGCCACAATAAAAGTACCGTTTTGCATTATACTTGAAGACTTGAACATGTAAGAACTTACTGCTTCATTTGTTGAAGTAAGGGCCAGTCTACTATTTTTTCAGACATATttgaaacatgatttttttcttttcttttcaacaaagtttatttatgatttattttattttattatcaatacaacaataaaaattCACAGCGCTGACACATACTGACTGATAGATATAGTATTTTTTTTGCTAAAGAATGAAAGGGTATATTGCTTTCCTATGTTTTGTCAAGGATTTAGGGTAGGACTATTGGTTGAACAAAAAAGCATGAGACatcactttggactttggacagtatttttaaatgagtgaagcCATTTTTCAATGAACTGTGTATAATCTGCAAATTTACAATTAAATCGTTATTGAAGGTTTTAATAGTTGCAGCCTTACAGGCTTGTTCAATTTAGACTTTACTCTGTTTATGATATTCTCCATTCGCTTGATTCCAGGgcctgaaaacaaagaaaggagtTAAAGTAGAGTCATCTGCCTCAAACAGTTGCCTTTCAGTGGCCCCAGACCCCGATGTACTGATAGTTGGGGCGGGAGTGCTGGGTTCAGCCATGGCAGCTGTCCTAGCCCGGGACGGAAGGAAAGTGACGGTGGTTGAGAGGGACCTTAAGGAGCCGGACAGGATTGTTGGGGAGCTACTGCAGCCTGGGGGATATAAAGCCCTCAAAGAACTGGGACTTGAAGGTTGGTGATCAAAATTTCTTATGTCAAAGACTTGCAAAATCACTAATTGTACAAGCTATTTTACCAACATATCAATATCTTGCATAATTGCTTAAATATCTCTGTCAAATACCCTGAAAACACGTGTTCATACCCAGCATTCTACCATGAGAAATAGCCTTTACACCGTTGTTGAAAAAACAATACCTAGATATTGCGTGTTTGAAACATTACATTTACAATCTCTGTTAACTTGGGCAGTGTCAAAAAGTTGGagcacttttttaaaacagattcaCAACCCAAAGCTTAAGGAGAGAGGGCATGGATGATCAAAAGAAAGcatgataataatgaaaataacaaaaatgtaacttaaaacaaAATGCCTGATCAAGGTAACTTCATCAGTGGCTGTGTAACATCTGAAATCCTGATACGCTGAGTTGCCACCGTAGTAATGACAGCTCAAGATGGAGCCACACACAAATTGCTAGACAGATTTGTCTCTACAGCCATGAAACTCTGGTCAGCAAACACTGATAAGTGATGCCCTTTTGGCGTCATAAAGAAGTTATGTCACATTTACGTCTGATGCAGACAGGCACAACAGAGTGATAAgcaaatgagaaacaaaaagtcttaaatcaaaatatcagtttccttttttttcttcttgaatTTGTTGATCAAATtttagagaaaaaaattatcagaactcAAAAAATTCAACTGACACTGTCAAATCAAATCCCCTgaaaagaacataaaacactATTTCAGAAAGAATGGCAACAGATGATGGCTTCACTTAACAGTGGCAAAGAATTTCTGAATGAAGTTATAAATTATGAGGGAAATATTAACCTGTAATAGCCAGTACACTTCTGAATGCCAGAGATTAACTTCTAAATTCTCTTTTCTGCACACATGCAAGATAGATAGGAAAACAAAGGaagaggacccaagtgcagacttcaaaataaaaggttttaaaaaacaaagaggtacaaacaaaaacttactttaAACAAAATCACAGGAAACACCAACACAGGAGTACTGGTGCAGACTTCACATCACACACAATGAACCGACAcaacagggaggaaacacagaggcgGTTTtggaaaccgcctactatactagcagtgcgtactgatttggccaaaagtctgtatgtagtatgtgaacaagagcaaaatctgcagtatgccaaaactccccggatgtcgtactgattctggaaaacttcacagtatgcatcggaccagtctccctcacgtactgtttcccataatgcacagcgctcgttccactttttcttttctcttctttttttggcggggggaactcagtttttaggtgctgtgaaaatgattaaattccatataaaccacttcttaactttttaaatcataagtgatgcttaagaagcagtttctctatcagatTGGCCAtttttacttccactttctgagACCGGAAATtaagtgacgtctggctcagcgtactgcaacacagatcgaacagaaaaCTCATACTATATACTAAACTCAAACTCAGTtggtaggtagtatgtagcaggctgtttcaaaaacagccagacACTAAATACTCACAGTGGTAATCAGAAACAGGTGAGaccaacgagacacaggtggaaacactcAGAACACAATcaaaaatggagggaaaacagacaaacacaggaagtaaaaccaaaccggacacacagggagcaataactacaaaataaaactggaaatACGATAGACTAGAAACACACAAGAGGATCActaagaaaatgaaaatgaagcaCCAAAACTAGATCCATTTGCTAAATAAGCAAGTTTAAGTATAAAGATATCTAAAACAAGCGTTCAGATTATTCACAATGTATTTTTCCCACTCAAGACTTTTGAGCTGCCATCTTGTGCTGCTGGCATCCTTTAGCAACTGCAACTTTGAAAGCACTGAAAAAGCAGCATTCAAATTCTACTGAAGAAAAACATATGGACAATAGACAAATTACATTTATAATCTAAAATACAAGGAGCTTCTGATCAGGTACCAATCTTCTGTTAAAGGCTGAACAGTCAAACTTTTCATTAAACTGTTGAGAAAGCACAAAGAAGGCAGCAATACTGCAATATCCTCTGTCTTCCTTTAAAGCTAATTCTACTTTCCAATTGTAGCTTTGAAAACTAACATTTTGTCTCATGGAACTTGGTCTTGCAGGCTGAGTAAATAATATATGTTGGCTGTAAAACTGACACTTGTTGTTTGTGGCTTTAGGTTCAGTGGAGGGTCTGGATGCTCACATAGTCAATGGATATGTGATCCATGACATAGAGAGCAGCACAGAGGTGGAGATCCCCTATCCTCAGAAAGAGGACAACATCCAGTGTGGCCGTGCCTTCCATCACGGACGCTTCATCATGGGCCTCAGGAGAACCGCCCGGGCTGAGCCAAAGTGattaatatatacatatatatacagtatatgaatgtgtgtgtgtgagagagagagagagagagagagagagagagagagagagagagagagagagagagagagagagagagagtcagtcaTAATACTTTGTATGTGTTTCTTCTTGTGTTACTCTTTTAATAGTAATTCATATTTATCCAGTGATAATTATTTTACAGTTATGGGAAGCTTCATTTAACTTTTTCTGTGCTTCAAGGAAAGCTAACAATACTGTATTTGAAAGCCCTTACAATCTGAACAAAACAAAGTCTAAAATATAAACATCTcaaatatttctctttttcatttgcatttttattcatgtatgCTTTAGTGGCATGCGTTGCTGATATCTCTGACTCTTAAATTgacccccctctcccctcccccagTGTCACATTCATAGAAGGCACTGTGACCAGTCTGCAGGAAGAGGACGGCTGTATCACAGGACTCCAGTACAAGGATAAAGAAACTGGAGACATCAAGGTGAGAGGAGGAATCACTGTTTAACATGTAGAGTATCATACTCCACTTCCCAGTTCCCTCTGGACATAATTCATGTTTCACAGTGTGTGTAACGACTGTTTTACCTTGTGTTTTTGAAGGAAGTTTCTGCAGCACTAACTGTGGTAGCTGATGGCTGTTTCTCCAAATTCAGAAAGAGTCTTGTTAATGAGAAAGCTAAGACCTCCTCTCATTTTGTTGGATGTCTTATGAGGGTAAGTTCCACCAAGTGTTGTTTTGACTATCGTCTATATGGCTTGTTTCTGCACTGAAtacctttaaaaatgtaaagcaattAACTCCATCAATTAATTAGTCAACTGAGAAAATCAGGAAGAATGAAgatatattgattttttttaaagcaaacaaatCAAACGAGAAGAGTTTCTCAACTTTGGAGCTTTCTGATGAACGTGTATTTAGTTGTCATTTATGACAGGAAAGTAAAAATCAAAGTGGTCTTTGAGAAATAATAActtgcatttttcattattttaaacaatttagatgcaaaatgggtaaaaaaaacaaacaagaataacaattgaaaacaaagtcatctttatttatagcgcatactgtatatttatatatctttgattgatttttttgtgcTCATCATTTCAATGATTTTCTCCACATACAATGCGATATGGTGCTGTCAATCTATCTTCAAACGTAGCTGAAGGctggatttttttatattattttctttatttttgtatcacTATTTTTTTTCTAGGACTGTCCCCAGTTCAAAGCTCACCATGCTGAGCTAGTGCTGGCACACCCCAGCCCAGTGCTCATCTATCAAATCTCCTCCTCGCACACCAGAGTCCTTGTGGACATCAGAGGGGAGATGCCTCGCAACCTTTCAGATTACATGGCCGAGAAGATTTACCCACAGTTGCCAGGTAAGAGAGGAAGAAACTTTCTTTATAAAATCATCTCTGAGGTGGCAGTTCTTTTATTAattgcagataaaaaaaatgaccaTTGGTTCTGTACTTGATCAAAGTTTGTAACATCTCCAGAAGTTTAGTTCTTCTACCAAATATAATGCATGGGAGTAATATTTTAAGACTGTTGTGTATTCTGTGTGTAGCCAAGAAAGCAATAGTTGTCACTTTGGGTAAAAAGGTGGAAGGAGGACCCAAAtgcatattaaaaataaaaggttttcataaacaaaagaacaaaaaggtacAAACTAAACTTacttaaaatgtccaaaaacctAAATCCAAATGGAAACACtggtaaaaagaaacacagggaacacaggagagacatacaaagatccaacacaggacatgggaaacagaggaactaaatacagagAGTGATCAACATACTGTGGAAAAAAggacaggtgaaactaatcaggttcatcaaaaaggaggacaggaagtaaaactaaactggacacacagggaaaaagaactacaaaataaaacaggaaacacaagacaagactaagaaaacacatgaaaatacAACACGAGAATACAACATGAGACATGGATCCccaaacacacaagggagacaaaggataactttGGAGGCACCAaggcaagaaacacaaggaaaaaactaaactaaatatcaactcatgacaaattGAAGGATTTGACATCAATGATGCACTCTGTTATTCAATGTAAATGCCCAATGCAGACACTGGACATTTATTTCTTGTGCACAATCCCAGTGTGTACCCTTGGATTACATTTGCTAATTTGGGTTGTCTGTACTGTCAATTCTATTTGTCTTTCAGAGCATTTAAAGGAACCTTTCATGTCGGCACTGCAGAATGATCGACTCAGGTCCATGCCTGCCAGCTTTCTACCTCCCTCCCCGACCAGCAAGTCAGGTACAGAGATGATATTGACACTTGAATTTAAACTGGACCAGGAAAATTTATTGAACCGTTTTCAGACAGTATGACATTTGTCTTGGGAAAACCATGCACAGCCTTAGTCATACTGtataagaaaacacatgaaaaaagtgTCAGTGCATCtgaatatattcactatctgactttgATGTAAGACTGCCATTTTTGGAGGGGTctatgttttttattgtatgatTGTTCAGACCAGCTGTTTGGGTCAGTGCTTTACAGACAGAaattaagtgaaataaaaaaatgggtCAAGGGAATATTTTAAGAAATCACAGCCACTTCCACAGAGTTATACAGGACTGAAGAGCGAGGAGAACACCTCTGTGAATGTTGCTAAGTTCATTTTTttaggagaagaaaaaaaacacattacatgGGCTaaggcaaaaaaagaaaaacattgcaTGTATTTTAACAGGAGTCAATGAATGTTGTTTGCAGGTGTGCTTCTCCTGGGCGATGCTTACAACATGAGGCATCCTCTCACGGGGGGAGGAATGAGCGTTGCTCTCAATGATATTTGCATCTGGAGGAATCTGCTCAACAACATCTCAGACCTGCACAATGACGTGGAGATGATGCAGGTAAGGGGCTTCACAGTTTTCATGGGAAGCAATTTCACATTTGCCTTGCCTTATCATTCCCTCTGTTGTGGGTGCTGACAGACCAGTGCGAAATAtaaaatctgcttttttttccttcttcactTCGATAGGCAAGGAAAAAATTCCACTGGGAACGCAAGTCATCACATTCCTTTGTGGTGAATGTTTTAGCCCAGGCCCTATATGAGCTGTTTGCAGCCACTGACAGTGAGTCAACACCCACCTCTGCCATTAAAGAGACAGACTAATagactgtttttcatttaagaaGTAAAACAATTGAAATCTTACATCATTAACATTTGGATGACTTTCTCATGTTCTATGTTCAACAGATTCTCTTCATGAACTGAGGAAAGCCTGCTTCCAGTACTTCAAACTCGGTGGAGAGTGCATTAACGGGCCCATTGGACTCCTCTCTGTGTAAGCATCAAACAATGTCCTTCACAGAAACAGGATACAAAGAAATGTGCTGATATGACATTTTGCAGTTTTAGGTGACATCCTGGGATATGTGCCTTTTTTTCAATGAGAGCTGTATGACTAGCTTGATACAACTCTAATAGGCCTAGGCTTTAAATACTACGATATCTTAATCATAACTTAACAGACTTTGACTTTGCTTTTGTGATTCTGACGGTCATTGTTACTTATTGTATTGCACCATGAGCCTTCACTGTGCCTTTTGCATTAAGTTGTTAGTATCCTTAGGGCCTGCACAGTCACCATGCTATACCACATCACCTTTCACTGGATTTATAATCAgcttaataaactttattttagcattttagAATGCTCGTCATGCTTCTGCAGTTATTTTGGTGAAAGTAACTCAAAAGTAGTGCAACGCATTAAAATTCAGAGACAGTAATACTGTAATGTAAATAATTACTTTTAAATGACACTAACTActaatatataatgtattatattttaGAAATCACTTGCCAAACACTGCTGGAGACtaaacatatttcttttcaGCAACCTTACATGACTGGActgtcaaagaaaaaaacatttgcaacaTTATCCCGCTTTGATTTAttgcatatataaaaaaaacaaaaaagacaagatGTAAGTCCTCAGGCTTTGCCTTAGCTAGCATACAGGTAAATCTCACTGATTCACTTAGGTTGTGTCAGAAGTAAATAACTTATTCCCTACTCTCATTGTGATTTGAGTGCAGTTTACTATAGTGAGCTCAATAGTGAGcataattaaaaaacacttcaaacaccACTTGCAAATGATGATGTCATTGCTGttgcaaattaaaaacatgcagctcaaCACCGGGCAGGgattaatgataaataaaagcatgaatttcAGTGAAAGGTCTTTTGTATGGTCTTCTGCCCCATTATGTGGAAAAATGATCTTCACTCCATAAAACATCCTTTAACCTTTACAAAACAGATTTATTCCCCAAATATCTCACCAAAACGTTTGTACGTGTCTtgtaattctgattttaatcagTTTGTTTATGGGGCATATTTTTGCCAAATCTTAGGTTCACGTGCGAGCCCTTGAGATTCACACAGGAGAATGTTGCAAAGCTATGCGTGCAAAATGAACAGTCATGCACACATTTTATCTAAACGATGCTTTTTGCAGTCACATGCAACATTTCTCTGCTCGAGAGTGCAACTTTGCAACCTGTAGGAGAAAACTATATTTCAAGTACTTGTAGAAATGGACTGAGCATGTGGTTGTTTTTCTATGTGCTCTTCGGTTCGCAAACATTTGACCGATTAGTTCGAAAACGTTCTTCAGTTTTGGCAGTGAGAGGGCCGGCATGGTCACAGTGGTGTCTCTGAATATAATTAGCTTTGTGAGACACTCctcttttatcaatcaatctttatttgtatagcgccaaattacaaccaatgttatctcaagacgcttttacaaacagagcaggtctagaccactctatgttaattattaacaaagacccaacaccaagacaggataaaactcaatcttatcttatcttaatacaCCATGAGTAgggcactttgcagtatttagctagttacagcggcaaggaaaaacttcctttaacaggcagaaacctccggcagaaccagactcatgttagacagaaatctgctgagaccgagttggggttggaaagagggatagaggagaataagagagagagatgatagtggagggACAGATAGTAGaagttgttgctgctggagtccggcacgtccacagcagcggGCCATCTATGGCAGTGACTCAtaagaacctacgagacaagggagctcagggactccagaaagatctatggttagtaactttaatgggacagggagagttaaagtaagtgataggcagagagaggggggagagaggatctcagtgtgtcatTGTGTTGGATTGGACCAAGTGATGAGAACAGTCAAACTTCACTTCCCCCTTATCCAACTTAATCATTGAAATCTATTAATTGCTTTCAAAAACTTACCTtcgacacacatacacacactaattCCCTATGTGTCTTAtttgtgttaaatgttaaatatatatttatggtATAAAGGGAAAGCTGATGTGaatcaatttaatttaacaaagaAATGATTCTAATTAGATAAAAGTGTTTTCCAAACTGTCACTGGATTCATTACCATACAAAAAAGATCAATCATACTAGACTTCACAGTTTGTGTTAATGAATGACATTGTTTCTGTTCTCAGGTTGTCTCCCAAACCCATGACCCTCATTGGACACTTCTTTGCGGTTGCAATGTACGCAATCTACGTCAACTTCAAGTCTGAATCATGGAGCACCAAACCACGAGCTTTATTCCGGAGTGGAGCGATCCTGTACCGTGCTTGCACAGTCATGTTTCCACTCATCTACTCTGAACTCCAGTACCTGGTGTACTGAGAAGACCTACAAGACATCTGGACACAGGGGGACCAAACTGTAAATAGAAATTACTTGATTGGGAGTAATATCTATGAACAGATTCTGCATTTGAATTGGAGTATGCATGACTGTTTATATTTCTGAGACCTGGCCATACTCTTTAGCATAACTGGGGACATATGATATGCTGTTGTCCAGACCCCCACTGAATCAAATCAAAGCAAATGTTGAAGTTACACCTTTGTATGTGACAACATGTTGTTAGTCACTATCCTGGTTATTGTTGAGTTTTATAAATTGTGTGTAACTTTATGCCTTTTATACCATTTCAAGCCCAGTCACATATTAATGACTTATATCATTAAAGTTTGTGTGGGTTCAGTGCTTGGGCCTTAGGATGGAGGCTGGGATTGGGCCATCGTCCTCTAAATACCGAGTGGGGTTTGAGATTTGTTATTGAATGCTGATGTCCTGCtgaaaaagagaacattttgCCATCATTACTTGAAGTAAAATTGAGGCCTTTTGTCTCTAGCCTTACTGAAGACATCTTCTTCCTTCTTAATGCCTTATTTCAAATGAGACATTTGAGACGACAGTGTCTTGATGCAACCATGTCCCTGTTCACCCACACAAATTGTCCCAGTGTGTTCAAAAACCCTGTTAACCCCTGTTAATACACTTGACATTCTTTAATGTGGACTGTACTTGCCCAACAGAACTGCTATGAAGTAAATAAAGTTAGATTTCCAGAAAAATTATTATCTGACAACTTTCCTTCTGATATACTGGATACAAGGAAAATGATGTGTGGTGTTAAagattttttacaaataaaaatctggAAAGTGTGGCGTGCATATGTATTCACCCCCCTGAGTCAACACTTGGTTGAACTACCTTTCGCttcagttacagctgcaagTCTTTGGGGTTTGTCTTTACCACCTTTGCACATCTAGAGACAACATGTTTTGCCCATTTTTCTTTACTAAACAGCTCCAGTTTAATCAGATTGGATGGAGAGAGTTTGTGAACAGCAATTTTCAAGTCTTGATTCTCAACAGGATTCATTCAGGTCTGGGCTTTGACTGAGCCATTCAAACACACGGATATGCTTTTATCCAAATTCCATTGTAGCTCTGGCTGTGTTTAGGTTTGTTGTCCTGCTGGAAGGTGAACCTCCACCCCAGCCTCAGTCTTTTGGAGCCTCTAACTGGTTTTCATCCAGGATGGCTCTGTATTTAGCTCCATCCATCTTCCCATCAAC
Coding sequences within:
- the sqlea gene encoding squalene monooxygenase — protein: MWTFLGIASFTYLYKKSNMFLTLAYKELAMAAALLLTVGLLFQCIRYFTGQKLTVSQVFHLPWSLLSLLPVINNFVPRASTQWNERAKMNCKKGLKTKKGVKVESSASNSCLSVAPDPDVLIVGAGVLGSAMAAVLARDGRKVTVVERDLKEPDRIVGELLQPGGYKALKELGLEGSVEGLDAHIVNGYVIHDIESSTEVEIPYPQKEDNIQCGRAFHHGRFIMGLRRTARAEPNVTFIEGTVTSLQEEDGCITGLQYKDKETGDIKEVSAALTVVADGCFSKFRKSLVNEKAKTSSHFVGCLMRDCPQFKAHHAELVLAHPSPVLIYQISSSHTRVLVDIRGEMPRNLSDYMAEKIYPQLPEHLKEPFMSALQNDRLRSMPASFLPPSPTSKSGVLLLGDAYNMRHPLTGGGMSVALNDICIWRNLLNNISDLHNDVEMMQARKKFHWERKSSHSFVVNVLAQALYELFAATDNSLHELRKACFQYFKLGGECINGPIGLLSVLSPKPMTLIGHFFAVAMYAIYVNFKSESWSTKPRALFRSGAILYRACTVMFPLIYSELQYLVY